Proteins encoded by one window of Benincasa hispida cultivar B227 unplaced genomic scaffold, ASM972705v1 Contig179, whole genome shotgun sequence:
- the LOC120069004 gene encoding acyl-CoA-binding protein has translation MGLKEEFEEYAEKAKTLPENTSNENKLILYGLYKQATVGPVNTSRPGVFNQRDRAKWDAWKAVEAKSKDDAMSDYITKVKQLQEAAASS, from the exons ATGGGTTTGAAG GAGGAGTTTGAGGAGTATGCTGAGAAAGCAAAGACCTTGCCAGAGAACACAAGCAATGAAAACAAACTCATTCTCTATGGACTATACAAGCAGGCGACTGTTGGACCCGTGAACACTA GCCGACCTGGAGTGTTCAACCAGAGGGACAGAGCCAAATGGGATGCCTGGAAGGCTGTTGAAG CTAAATCCAAGGATGATGCAATGAGCGACTACATTACCAAGGTGAAACAGTTGCAAGAGGCAGCTGCTAGTAGCTGA
- the LOC120069003 gene encoding urea-proton symporter DUR3 yields the protein MASSALKCPPFDFAAEYYREAVGGCVRQSSFFNDKAVLDQGIGYSVILGFGAFFAVFTSFLVWLENRYIGSRQTSEWFNTAGRSVKTGLIASVIVSQWTWAATILQSSNVAWEYGVSGPFWYASGATIQVLLFGIMAIEIKRKAPNAHTVCEIVRARWGTPAHIVFLIFCFMTNIIVTAMLLLGGSAVVNALTGVNIFAASFLIPLGVIVYTLAGGLKATFLASYIHSVIVHVILVIFVFLVYVSSSQLGSPSVVFDRLMEVASKSRICQEPISHDGQSCGPVSGNFKGSYATMLSSGGLVFGIINIVGNFGTVFVDNGYWMSAIAARPSSTHKGYLVGGLVWFAVPFSLATSLGLGALALDLPITADEASRGLVPPATAIALMGKGGSVLLLVMLFMAVTSAGSSELISVSSLCTYDIYRTYVNPNASGKSILKVSRAVILVFGCFMGLLAIVLNKAGVSLGWMYLAMGVLIGSAVIPIAFMLLWSKANSKGAILGTTIGCVLGVVTWVSVAKIEYGKVNLDTTGKNAPMLAGNLVSILSGGVIHAISSLLSPQNYDWETTRAISTVEKDKGDIPTEEYTEAKLIKAKAWIMKWGIGFTIVIVVLWPVFSLPIGEFNKKYFTLWAIISIAWGTIGSVVIIFLPLVESWETIRDVTLGMFTNDRLIEKVDEMNLKLHALVMALPEAERIYLLEKEKARKKGLLDIHDHSP from the exons ATGGCTTCTTCTGCCCTCAAGTGCCCTCCGTTTGACTTCGCGGCCGAGTACTACCGGGAGGCAGTGGGTGGCTGCGTTCGACAGAGCAGCTTCTTTAACGACAAGGCTGTTCTTGATCAAGGCATAGGTTATTCTGTTATTCTTGGTTTTGGTGCCTTTTTTGCTGTCTTCACATCTTTCCTG GTATGGCTGGAGAATCGGTACATAGGAAGTCGGCAGACGTCGGAATGGTTCAACACAGCAGGGAGGAGTGTGAAAACAGGGCTAATTGCTAGTGTGATTGTGTCTCAG TGGACATGGGCTGCTACCATTTTACAAAGCTCCAATGTTGCTTGGGAGTATGGGGTTAGTGGGCCATTTTGGTATGCCAGTGGGGCTACAATTCAG GTTCTTCTATTTGGAATAATGGCtatagagatcaaaagaaaggCCCCAAATGCCCACACCGTTTGTGAAATTGTAAGAGCTCG TTGGGGAACTCCTGCACATATAGTCTTCCTCATTTTCTGCTTCATGACAAACATCATAGTAACAGCCATGTTGCTCCTCGGCGGTTCAGCCGTGGTTAACGCGCTCACTGGAGTGAACATTTTTGCCGCAAGCTTTTTGATACCGCTCGGAGTTATTGTATATACATTGGCTGGAGGATTAAAGGCCACTTTCTTGGCTAGCTATATACATTCTGTAATAG TTCATGTGATTCTAGTCATATTCGTGTTCCTTGTTTATGTATCAAGTAGCCAACTTGGTAGCCCGAGTGTTGTATTTGATCGTTTAATGGAGGTAGCAAGCAAGTCCAGAATATGCCAGGAACCAATTTCCCATGATGGACAATCTTGTGGCCCTGTTTCTGGGAACTTCAAAGGCTCCTATGCAACAATGTTGAGTTCAGGAGGGCTCGTTTTTGGGATTATTAATATCGTAGGAAACTTCGGTACTGTTTTTGTCGACAAC GGATATTGGATGAGTGCAATTGCTGCAAGGCCTTCATCAACTCATAAGGGATATTTGGTGGGAGGGTTGGTCTGGTTTGCAGTTCCATTCTCTTTAGCAACCTCACTTGGCCTTGGGGCACTTGCCCTTGATCTACCAATAACGGCAGACGAGGCTAGTCGTGGGCTCGTGCCACCTGCCACTGCTATAGCTTTGATGGGAAAAGGAGGATCTGTTCTTCTCCTTGTCATGCTTTTTAT GGCGGTAACATCTGCTGGTTCATCTGAGTTAATAAGTGTATCATCCTTGTGCACGTACGATATCTACCGAACTTATGTAAATCCTAATGCGAGTGGAAAGAGCATCCTAAAAGTATCAAGAGCTGTTATTCTAGTGTTTGGATGTTTCATGGGGTTGCTGGCAATAGTTCTTAACAAGGCAGGAGTGTCATTGGGATGGATGTATCTTGCCATGGGAGTGTTGATTGGCTCAGCAGTTATTCCCATTGCTTTCATGCTCTTGTGGAGTAAAGCAAATTCGAAAGGAGCTATTCTCGGAACTACCATTGGATGTGTTCTTGGAGTTGTTACATGGGTCTCGGTCGCAAAGATCGAATATGGCAAGGTTAACTTGGATACTACGGGTAAAAATGCACCTATGCTTGCTGGAAATCTTGTCTCTATACTTTCAGGTGGAGTTATTCATGCCATATCTAGCCTATTGTCACCTCAAAACTATGACTGGGAGACCACAAGGGCGATTTCGACAGTTGAAAAGGACAAAGGTGATATTCCAACCGAAGAGTACACGGAAGCAAAATTGATTAAAGCAAAAGCCTGGATAATGAAATGGGGTATTGGATTTACCATAGTAATTGTTGTATTATGGCCTGTTTTCTCTCTTCCAATAG GAGAGTTTAACAAGAAATACTTCACACTTTGGGCAATAATATCAATAGCATGGGGAACAATAGGGTCTGTTGTGATTATTTTCTTACCCTTGGTTGAAAGTTGGGAAACTATCCGGGACGTGACGCTAGGAATGTTTACAAATGATCGACTCATCGAAAAGGTCGACGAAATGAACCTAAAGTTGCATGCTTTAGTCATGGCTCTACCTGAAGCAGAGAGAATTTACTTACTTGAGAAGGAGAAAGCGAGGAAAAAGGGCTTGTTAGATATACATGATCATTCTCCATAG